A single Campylobacter hyointestinalis subsp. hyointestinalis DNA region contains:
- the ccsA gene encoding cytochrome c biogenesis protein CcsA: protein MDFLKKIFLSMGSAIILFLIFAVASGAATIIESMYNTQTAWAIVYGAGWFALIQLLLGVNLAYNIFKYKLFTLKKLPVFIFHVSFLFILLGSALTRYIGFEGQIHIRENSENNEIITSQNYIQLKSIDADKTGIVSKPIYVSSTGNNSFELSLPAKNGTAVLSYSDFIPNAVPAWVEGKDGKPIFEVLFSDETNSRAVSLSPNESIEIDDISFTFNDKPKQAKFINIILKDGEFFIETNQDVSYMKMADMSKGVIEKNKLVKFEGLRLYTIDGINFAPKTMLKSGVKSVKKADENSRGMDALMVKLSYNGQEAILPIFNGMEPDNVEIGGDTFEVAWSPMIVKLPFSLYLKDFELKRYPGSNSPMSYSSSVIVKDGDLNMDYDIYMNHVLDHRGYRFFQSSYDMDEKGTILSVNNDPGKLPTYIGYFLLGLGLLLNVLNPNSRFRKLAAKVNEANAKNLAIFAVACIALFGANNLQAFSSLPTIDKEHAKGIATIVVQSADGRMKPFDTVGHEVLNKLYRSDNYNGMDANSVVLSMMVNSSYWRNVPIIKITDKGLKKILGIPVNQKYASFNDFFSTDPDANMEYKLIKYSELANRKSPVARNQFDKDVIKADEKLNILYMVFMGELFKVIPKEGDPNNTWYSPAGAMMNFTGDERSRVTSLLQNYFDSVSVAQENGNWKKANESLKALKDYQAKYGANVMPSQEKLDLELVFNKYKIFENLTPVYLIAGFALLIVVFVRMIKPKIRMNFVFKIVYFVNILAFIVHTIGLGLRWFIAEHAPWSDSYESMVFIAWSLALSGTVFARKSAISLALTSILAGVTLFVAHLSWLDPQITTLVPVLQSYWLTIHVSVITASYGFLGLCALLGFFTLILFALQGKKENPELSRNILEATRINEMAMILGLSLLVFGNFLGGVWANESWGRYWGWDSKETWALVSILVYAAIAHFRFVPSVNSQYAFAVASMFGYSSIIMTYFGVNFYLAGMHSYAAGDPVPVPNFIWIAIVVMLIITALAYRRKNFSKTL, encoded by the coding sequence ATGGATTTTCTGAAAAAAATTTTCTTAAGTATGGGTTCAGCTATCATTCTTTTTTTAATATTTGCTGTGGCTAGTGGAGCAGCAACTATTATAGAAAGTATGTATAACACTCAGACTGCTTGGGCTATCGTTTATGGTGCTGGATGGTTTGCTTTGATCCAGCTTCTTTTGGGTGTAAATTTGGCTTATAATATTTTTAAATACAAGCTTTTTACATTAAAAAAACTTCCAGTTTTTATATTTCACGTAAGCTTCTTATTTATCCTTTTGGGTTCGGCTCTAACAAGATATATAGGCTTTGAAGGACAAATTCATATCAGAGAAAACAGTGAAAATAATGAAATAATTACATCTCAAAATTACATACAATTAAAATCTATAGACGCTGATAAAACAGGCATTGTTTCTAAGCCTATATATGTGTCTAGCACTGGAAATAATAGCTTTGAGCTTTCACTACCTGCAAAAAATGGTACAGCAGTTTTAAGTTATTCGGATTTTATACCAAACGCAGTTCCTGCTTGGGTAGAGGGTAAAGACGGAAAACCTATTTTTGAAGTATTGTTTTCAGACGAAACAAATAGTCGTGCTGTTAGCTTATCTCCAAATGAGAGCATAGAGATAGACGATATCAGTTTTACTTTCAACGACAAGCCAAAACAAGCTAAATTTATCAATATTATTTTAAAAGATGGTGAGTTTTTTATAGAAACAAATCAAGATGTCAGCTATATGAAGATGGCAGATATGAGCAAAGGTGTGATCGAAAAAAATAAGCTTGTTAAATTTGAAGGGCTTAGGCTTTATACGATAGATGGTATAAACTTTGCTCCAAAGACTATGTTAAAAAGTGGCGTAAAAAGCGTGAAAAAAGCCGATGAAAATAGTCGCGGTATGGACGCTCTTATGGTAAAACTAAGCTATAATGGACAAGAGGCTATTTTACCTATTTTTAACGGTATGGAGCCTGATAACGTAGAGATAGGTGGAGATACGTTTGAGGTTGCTTGGTCGCCGATGATCGTAAAATTACCGTTTTCATTGTACTTAAAAGATTTTGAACTAAAACGTTACCCAGGATCAAACTCTCCTATGAGTTACAGCAGTAGCGTTATAGTCAAAGACGGAGACTTAAATATGGACTATGATATTTATATGAACCATGTTTTGGATCATAGAGGTTATAGATTTTTCCAAAGTAGTTATGATATGGATGAAAAAGGAACTATACTTTCTGTAAATAACGACCCAGGAAAACTTCCTACTTATATAGGTTATTTTTTACTTGGTTTAGGGCTTTTGCTAAATGTTTTAAATCCAAACTCGAGATTTAGAAAATTGGCCGCAAAAGTAAATGAAGCTAATGCAAAAAATTTAGCTATCTTTGCAGTAGCCTGTATTGCGCTATTTGGTGCAAATAATTTACAAGCGTTTAGTTCCCTTCCTACTATAGATAAAGAACATGCAAAGGGTATTGCTACTATAGTTGTACAAAGTGCTGATGGTAGAATGAAGCCGTTTGATACAGTTGGACATGAGGTTTTAAATAAACTTTATAGAAGTGATAATTATAATGGAATGGATGCTAATAGCGTTGTTTTATCTATGATGGTAAATTCGTCTTATTGGAGAAATGTTCCTATCATAAAAATAACAGATAAAGGGCTTAAAAAGATACTCGGTATCCCTGTAAATCAAAAATATGCTAGTTTTAACGACTTTTTTAGTACTGATCCAGATGCAAATATGGAGTATAAACTTATAAAGTATAGTGAGCTTGCAAATAGGAAATCACCAGTAGCTAGAAATCAATTTGATAAAGATGTGATAAAAGCCGATGAAAAACTAAATATTTTATATATGGTATTTATGGGTGAGTTGTTTAAAGTCATACCTAAAGAAGGTGATCCAAACAATACTTGGTACTCTCCAGCAGGCGCTATGATGAACTTTACTGGAGATGAGAGAAGTAGGGTGACAAGCTTATTGCAAAATTATTTTGATAGTGTAAGTGTGGCACAAGAAAATGGGAATTGGAAAAAGGCTAATGAAAGCTTAAAAGCTTTAAAAGATTATCAAGCAAAATACGGCGCTAACGTAATGCCTTCGCAAGAAAAACTTGATTTAGAACTAGTTTTTAACAAATACAAGATTTTTGAAAACCTTACTCCTGTTTATCTGATAGCAGGTTTTGCGCTTTTGATAGTCGTATTTGTAAGAATGATAAAGCCAAAAATAAGAATGAATTTTGTGTTTAAGATAGTTTATTTCGTAAATATCTTGGCTTTTATAGTACATACTATCGGTCTTGGGCTTAGGTGGTTTATCGCAGAGCATGCTCCTTGGAGTGATAGTTATGAAAGTATGGTATTTATAGCTTGGTCGCTAGCTCTTAGTGGGACTGTTTTTGCTAGAAAATCGGCCATTTCTTTAGCCCTTACTTCTATACTTGCTGGTGTAACTCTTTTTGTCGCTCATTTAAGTTGGCTAGATCCTCAAATCACTACTTTAGTTCCTGTTTTGCAAAGCTATTGGCTTACTATACATGTTAGTGTTATCACTGCTAGTTATGGATTTTTAGGACTTTGTGCCTTGCTTGGATTTTTCACTCTTATTTTATTTGCTTTGCAAGGTAAAAAAGAAAATCCGGAGCTTTCAAGAAATATACTTGAAGCAACTCGTATAAATGAGATGGCTATGATACTTGGGTTAAGTTTGCTTGTATTTGGTAACTTCCTTGGCGGAGTTTGGGCAAATGAGAGTTGGGGACGTTACTGGGGCTGGGATAGTAAAGAGACGTGGGCACTTGTAAGCATACTAGTTTACGCTGCTATCGCTCATTTTAGATTTGTTCCTAGCGTAAATTCTCAGTATGCATTTGCAGTTGCGTCTATGTTTGGATATAGTTCTATTATTATGACGTATTTCGGAGTAAATTTCTATTTAGCTGGTATGCATAGCTACGCTGCTGGAGATCCTGTTCCAGTACCGAATTTTATATGGATCGCTATAGTTGTTATGCTCATCATTACGGCTTTAGCTTATAGAAGAAAGAATTTTAGTAAAACTTTATAA
- a CDS encoding ABC transporter ATP-binding protein: MINVKNLHVYYGMIEAVKGINFSVETGQIVSLIGSNGAGKTSTLNALINSVRRTGEISFLGYETIRHKTHTIVKQGIALVPEGRRVFINLSVEENLKMGAFNNSENYEHLRDAMYDFFPRLKQKKDQLAGTLSGGEAQMLAISRALMSEPKLLMLDEPSLGLAPKIVGEVFDIIVKLKEEGITILLVEQNAFLALKISDYAYVLENGHIAMEGNAKDMIGNEDIKRKYLGA, translated from the coding sequence ATGATAAATGTTAAAAATTTGCATGTTTATTACGGTATGATAGAAGCAGTTAAAGGTATAAACTTTAGCGTCGAAACAGGGCAGATAGTAAGCCTTATAGGTTCAAATGGTGCTGGAAAAACATCTACTTTAAATGCTCTTATAAACTCAGTAAGACGCACAGGAGAGATAAGCTTTCTTGGTTATGAAACAATAAGGCATAAAACCCATACGATAGTAAAACAAGGCATCGCTTTAGTACCTGAGGGACGACGTGTTTTTATAAATTTAAGTGTAGAAGAAAATCTCAAAATGGGAGCTTTTAATAATTCAGAGAATTATGAACATTTAAGAGATGCTATGTATGACTTTTTTCCGCGTTTAAAGCAAAAAAAAGATCAATTAGCAGGGACTTTGAGTGGTGGAGAAGCTCAAATGCTTGCTATTTCAAGAGCTTTGATGAGTGAACCAAAATTACTGATGTTAGATGAACCAAGCCTTGGTCTAGCTCCAAAAATCGTCGGTGAAGTTTTTGATATTATTGTAAAACTAAAAGAAGAAGGCATAACCATACTATTAGTCGAACAAAATGCATTCTTAGCGCTTAAGATAAGCGACTATGCTTACGTGCTAGAAAATGGGCATATAGCGATGGAGGGCAACGCCAAAGATATGATAGGCAATGAAGATATAAAAAGAAAATATTTGGGTGCTTAA
- a CDS encoding ABC transporter ATP-binding protein, whose protein sequence is MILSLQDISKNFGGVQAIAKTSFAVDSGEIFGLIGPNGAGKTTMFNIITGAYSPSSGQVVFDGKSLSGVKPHQIVNLGIARTFQNIRLFNSLSVLENVLIGLNSSTKYSFAEAVLHLGRFGRAERAAKQKAYDILGELGIAKFADEFAKNLSYGAQRKVEIARALATNPKLLLLDEPVAGMNPSETDELACLIANLKNDKNLSILLIEHDMKFVNKLCDRVLVLDYGKVIFEGLPSDAVKDKEVITAYLGDFLE, encoded by the coding sequence ATGATACTTAGCTTGCAAGATATTAGTAAAAATTTCGGTGGAGTTCAAGCTATAGCAAAGACTAGTTTTGCCGTGGATAGCGGTGAGATATTTGGGCTAATAGGACCTAATGGTGCTGGAAAAACGACGATGTTTAACATAATCACAGGAGCTTACAGCCCTAGTAGTGGGCAAGTGGTTTTTGATGGTAAAAGTCTAAGTGGTGTCAAGCCTCACCAGATAGTAAATTTAGGTATAGCAAGAACATTTCAAAATATTCGTCTTTTTAACTCTTTGAGTGTTTTAGAAAATGTTTTGATAGGTTTAAATAGCTCTACTAAATACAGTTTTGCAGAAGCGGTTTTGCATCTTGGAAGATTTGGCAGGGCAGAAAGAGCTGCAAAACAAAAGGCTTATGATATCTTAGGTGAGCTAGGAATAGCTAAATTTGCAGATGAGTTTGCAAAGAATTTGAGCTATGGAGCCCAAAGAAAAGTTGAGATCGCAAGAGCTTTAGCAACTAACCCGAAACTTCTTTTGCTAGATGAGCCAGTAGCTGGTATGAATCCTAGTGAAACAGATGAGCTAGCATGTCTCATAGCAAATTTAAAAAATGATAAAAATTTGAGCATTTTGCTGATAGAACATGATATGAAATTTGTAAATAAACTTTGCGATAGAGTACTTGTTTTGGATTATGGAAAAGTTATCTTTGAGGGGCTTCCTAGTGACGCTGTAAAAGATAAAGAAGTTATAACTGCTTATTTGGGGGATTTTTTGGAATGA
- a CDS encoding branched-chain amino acid ABC transporter permease — translation MNKILHIIFFALAIGFVFFSNYYFSEYSLSIVNNIAIFIILAISYNLINGVTGQFSLEPNGFVAVGAYVAALLLLGSESKLYQFDAEDPSPFILAIHTTNFIFAMIASGICATILALILAMPVFRVRGDYLAIVTLGFGFIIQLLAVNFPAFTNGSLGLNEVLRSDNEGNLSKYTNIFYSGFVAIIAVCVILNLIYSKFGRAMKAVRDDEDAALAMGINTFKIKTMAFCVSAFFEGVGGALLVGLLGSVSPDQFTFIFTFQLLIIIVLGGLGSTTGAILGTILVIGGSEWLRFLDEPMNIFGYQTSAYPGLRMVVFSVVLIFVMLFARRGIMGQLELFDLFKKRIKK, via the coding sequence ATGAATAAGATTTTACATATCATATTTTTTGCTTTAGCTATAGGATTTGTATTTTTCAGCAATTACTATTTTAGTGAGTATTCTTTAAGTATTGTAAACAATATAGCTATTTTTATCATTTTAGCTATTAGCTACAACCTTATAAACGGAGTAACTGGTCAGTTTAGCTTGGAGCCTAATGGGTTTGTGGCCGTCGGTGCGTATGTCGCGGCTCTTTTACTACTAGGTAGCGAGTCAAAGCTTTATCAATTCGACGCTGAAGATCCATCGCCTTTTATACTAGCTATCCATACTACGAATTTTATCTTTGCTATGATAGCAAGCGGTATTTGTGCGACTATTTTGGCGCTGATTCTTGCTATGCCGGTTTTTAGAGTAAGGGGCGATTATCTAGCTATCGTGACTTTGGGGTTTGGTTTTATCATTCAGCTTTTAGCTGTAAATTTCCCTGCTTTTACAAATGGTTCTTTAGGATTAAATGAAGTATTAAGAAGTGATAATGAAGGGAATTTAAGTAAATATACAAATATATTTTATAGCGGTTTTGTTGCTATAATCGCTGTTTGCGTTATTTTAAATTTGATATATTCTAAATTCGGTCGTGCTATGAAAGCTGTTCGTGATGATGAGGACGCTGCTTTAGCTATGGGTATAAATACGTTTAAGATAAAAACTATGGCTTTTTGCGTGAGTGCGTTTTTTGAAGGTGTCGGCGGAGCGCTTTTAGTTGGGTTACTTGGCAGTGTAAGTCCGGATCAATTTACGTTTATATTTACGTTTCAGCTGCTTATCATCATAGTTTTAGGTGGTCTTGGAAGTACTACTGGAGCGATACTAGGAACGATTCTAGTAATCGGCGGAAGCGAGTGGCTCAGGTTCTTAGATGAGCCGATGAACATTTTTGGCTATCAAACGTCCGCGTATCCTGGTCTTAGAATGGTCGTGTTTTCTGTGGTGCTGATATTTGTTATGTTGTTTGCAAGGCGTGGCATAATGGGACAACTTGAACTGTTTGATCTGTTTAAAAAGAGGATTAAGAAATGA
- a CDS encoding branched-chain amino acid ABC transporter permease encodes MDSALFFQQMVNGFSLGSMYALIAIGYTMVYGVLRLINFAHGDIMMVGAYAALLSMTSFSLPFWFALLFAITVAALLGVLTDKIAYKPLRKAPRISLLITAIGISFLLENLFQVIFGGAPRSFNVPSYFEQVVSVGNINLSMTAILVPVLTLILLCFVLFILYKTKYGMAIRALAFDIQTVNLMGIDANMIISIVFALGSSLAAIGGVFWALSYPSIDPLMGVLIGLKAFAAAVLGGIGSVGGAVLGGFIIGFTEVVAVAFFPDLAGFKDAFAFIFLILVLLFKPTGILGYNFEKSRF; translated from the coding sequence ATGGATAGTGCGCTATTTTTTCAGCAAATGGTAAATGGCTTTAGCCTCGGATCTATGTATGCTCTCATAGCTATAGGCTATACTATGGTATATGGTGTTTTAAGACTTATAAATTTCGCTCATGGCGATATAATGATGGTGGGAGCTTACGCAGCACTTCTATCTATGACTAGTTTTAGTCTGCCTTTTTGGTTTGCTCTTTTGTTTGCTATAACAGTTGCGGCGCTTCTTGGTGTTTTGACTGATAAAATAGCATATAAACCGCTTAGAAAAGCACCTAGGATATCGCTTTTGATAACTGCTATAGGCATCAGTTTTTTACTAGAAAACCTTTTTCAAGTTATCTTCGGTGGAGCTCCTAGATCATTTAACGTGCCTAGTTATTTTGAACAAGTTGTGAGTGTAGGTAATATAAATTTATCTATGACTGCTATTTTAGTTCCTGTGCTGACTTTGATACTTTTATGCTTTGTGCTTTTCATACTTTATAAAACAAAATACGGTATGGCTATAAGGGCGCTTGCCTTTGATATACAAACTGTAAATTTAATGGGTATTGACGCAAATATGATAATCTCCATAGTTTTTGCTTTAGGTTCAAGCTTGGCTGCGATTGGCGGAGTATTTTGGGCTCTTAGTTATCCTAGTATTGATCCTTTGATGGGTGTTCTCATCGGACTTAAAGCATTTGCGGCGGCTGTTTTAGGCGGTATAGGCTCTGTGGGCGGAGCAGTTTTAGGCGGATTTATCATAGGATTTACCGAAGTTGTCGCAGTAGCGTTTTTCCCTGATTTGGCTGGATTTAAAGACGCTTTTGCATTTATATTTTTGATACTTGTTTTACTGTTTAAACCAACAGGAATACTTGGTTATAATTTCGAAAAAAGCAGGTTTTAG
- a CDS encoding ABC transporter substrate-binding protein, which produces MKKISLVAAIALLATSSMIAKEVKVGVIMPITGAVAAYGQTAWAGIEMANRLEPKLKNGDSVKLVLVDNKGDKVETTTSATRLVSDDKVAGLIGAMVTGNTQQVLQIADEKKVPMIAPAATADKLLDRAKYGARVTFMDSFQGTSFAAYALKADLKTAVIVIDQSTSYSIGLAKAFKKEYEKNGGKVLKELKISSGDKDFKAIVSQIASLNPNLVYMPFYHPEASLVIRQAKQIGLKTQFASGDGVSNDTFIELSGDASEGYLYTDAFDSTNPPTNRSKEFVAAYTKEKGSNDIPGFTALGADSYFLMIDAMNRCENPEDRECVNNKIKETKNFEGVSGIINIDKKGNAVRSVVIKEIKGGKAVYKDTVNP; this is translated from the coding sequence ATGAAGAAAATTTCACTTGTTGCGGCTATAGCTCTGCTTGCAACTTCATCAATGATAGCAAAAGAAGTAAAAGTAGGCGTCATTATGCCTATCACTGGCGCTGTGGCTGCTTATGGTCAAACAGCTTGGGCTGGTATAGAAATGGCAAATCGCTTAGAGCCGAAACTAAAAAACGGAGATAGTGTTAAGCTAGTTTTAGTAGACAATAAAGGCGATAAAGTAGAAACAACTACAAGCGCTACTAGACTTGTAAGTGATGATAAAGTTGCTGGTCTGATAGGAGCTATGGTCACTGGTAACACTCAGCAAGTTTTACAGATAGCAGATGAGAAAAAAGTCCCTATGATAGCACCTGCTGCTACTGCTGACAAGCTGCTTGATCGTGCAAAATACGGTGCTAGAGTTACTTTTATGGATTCGTTTCAAGGAACTAGTTTTGCTGCTTATGCCCTAAAAGCAGATCTTAAAACGGCTGTTATCGTTATAGATCAATCAACATCTTATTCTATCGGTCTTGCAAAAGCCTTTAAAAAAGAGTATGAGAAAAACGGTGGCAAAGTTCTAAAAGAGCTAAAGATCAGTAGTGGAGATAAGGATTTTAAAGCTATAGTTTCTCAAATAGCTAGCTTAAATCCAAATTTGGTTTATATGCCTTTTTATCATCCTGAAGCTTCTCTTGTAATTCGTCAAGCAAAACAAATCGGTCTAAAAACTCAGTTTGCTAGTGGGGATGGCGTATCAAACGATACTTTTATAGAGCTTAGCGGTGACGCGTCAGAGGGTTATCTATATACAGATGCTTTTGATAGTACAAATCCTCCTACAAACAGAAGTAAAGAATTCGTAGCAGCTTACACAAAAGAAAAGGGAAGCAATGACATACCTGGCTTTACTGCTCTTGGCGCGGACTCATACTTTTTGATGATAGATGCTATGAATCGCTGCGAAAATCCAGAAGATAGAGAGTGCGTAAATAACAAGATCAAAGAGACGAAGAACTTTGAGGGGGTTTCTGGTATCATCAATATAGATAAAAAAGGAAACGCTGTACGTTCAGTTGTCATCAAAGAGATAAAAGGCGGCAAGGCTGTTTATAAAGATACTGTAAATCCTTGA
- a CDS encoding c-type cytochrome codes for MNLLKKSLLFASLATVLCAADDSSYVIEAKGDFGRELKALVEKYAADENVSINVYKKAPQDNNGGFINIGVDKNRGYNAARGEALYNENCLHCHGEKGTKRAMGVSERLSKMSGEDIAASMSAYNSDPDFGGQLKYVMQPMAKNVNFSQVGDIIAYLKGDNAFVKQDDDQNGDISTKPSSQGSYLQ; via the coding sequence ATGAATTTGCTTAAAAAATCGCTACTTTTTGCATCTCTTGCGACGGTTTTATGTGCGGCTGACGATAGTAGCTATGTCATAGAAGCCAAAGGGGATTTTGGTAGAGAGCTTAAAGCTTTGGTAGAAAAGTATGCGGCTGATGAAAATGTATCTATAAACGTATATAAAAAAGCACCACAAGACAATAACGGTGGATTTATAAATATAGGAGTAGATAAGAACAGAGGTTATAATGCCGCTAGAGGTGAAGCTCTGTACAATGAAAACTGTTTGCACTGTCATGGTGAAAAAGGTACAAAAAGAGCTATGGGAGTTAGCGAGCGTCTTAGCAAGATGAGTGGCGAAGATATAGCGGCGTCTATGTCAGCTTACAACTCGGATCCTGATTTTGGTGGACAACTAAAATACGTTATGCAACCTATGGCAAAAAACGTAAACTTTTCTCAAGTAGGAGATATCATAGCTTATCTTAAAGGCGATAACGCATTTGTAAAACAAGATGACGATCAAAATGGCGACATAAGCACAAAACCTTCATCTCAAGGAAGCTATCTACAATAA
- a CDS encoding major outer membrane protein, which yields MKLVKMSLATIVAAGALSSVASATPLEEAIKNVDVSGWARYRFDSTQTDNANKANDKNSNKSYHRFTSTIDFKAALDDNFFGVIGFRYDSRDESGDHTSNNAGRTMTAQDDEGFDNYGQTFNVRQFLLGYKAGNTTIQAGRQVLGTFFTDDMVGTGIKVLNTDITGLTLAAIAFDDLQSDQHIGTRHLLSNSKPAFGNGGAQTDKVGDYYTYQNNLYGVAAIGSYDPVSFQLWYAMLENVTDLYAIDVAVNFDVNDFNLGLHGQYAGSSIDSDFKDRTNNLADDADFWAIEASAKAYGVDARVGYVDFSADGKDKVSVISYEDQGKFIEAGEDLYDTYSYFGGDNNYWFIVAGYSFLEKFRVGVDYASGKITKDLAVGKQDAYEVVGRLSYKYSKKLNFQTFWSHYEIDGKDAVKDLKSDHFRFEARYNF from the coding sequence ATGAAATTAGTTAAAATGAGTTTAGCTACTATCGTAGCTGCTGGTGCTCTTTCAAGCGTTGCAAGTGCAACTCCACTTGAAGAAGCTATAAAAAACGTAGATGTATCTGGCTGGGCTAGATATAGATTTGACAGTACTCAAACTGACAATGCAAACAAAGCAAATGATAAAAATAGTAATAAATCTTACCATAGATTTACATCTACTATAGACTTTAAAGCCGCACTAGATGACAATTTTTTTGGTGTAATTGGCTTTAGATACGATAGTAGAGACGAATCTGGAGATCACACAAGTAATAATGCTGGTAGAACAATGACTGCTCAAGACGACGAAGGTTTTGATAACTATGGTCAAACTTTCAACGTTAGACAATTCTTATTAGGATACAAAGCTGGTAACACTACTATCCAAGCTGGTCGTCAAGTTTTAGGTACATTCTTTACTGATGATATGGTAGGTACAGGTATTAAAGTACTTAATACAGATATTACAGGTCTTACTTTAGCAGCGATAGCATTCGATGATCTACAAAGCGATCAACATATTGGCACAAGACATTTGCTATCTAATAGTAAACCTGCATTTGGAAACGGTGGAGCTCAAACTGATAAGGTAGGTGATTATTATACTTACCAAAACAATCTTTATGGCGTAGCCGCTATTGGTTCCTATGATCCAGTTAGCTTCCAACTATGGTATGCTATGCTAGAAAACGTTACTGATCTATATGCTATAGATGTAGCTGTAAACTTTGATGTTAATGACTTTAACCTTGGCTTACACGGTCAATATGCTGGTTCAAGCATAGATAGTGATTTTAAAGATAGAACAAATAATTTAGCTGATGACGCTGATTTCTGGGCTATCGAAGCTTCTGCTAAAGCTTATGGTGTAGACGCTAGAGTAGGTTATGTAGATTTCTCAGCTGATGGAAAAGATAAGGTTTCTGTTATATCTTATGAAGATCAAGGTAAATTTATAGAAGCTGGTGAAGATCTATATGATACTTATTCATATTTTGGTGGTGACAATAACTATTGGTTTATAGTTGCCGGTTACTCTTTCTTAGAAAAATTTAGAGTAGGTGTTGATTATGCAAGTGGTAAAATTACTAAAGATCTTGCGGTTGGCAAACAAGATGCTTATGAAGTAGTTGGAAGACTAAGCTATAAATATAGTAAAAAACTTAACTTCCAAACTTTTTGGTCTCACTATGAGATAGATGGTAAAGATGCAGTAAAAGATCTTAAGAGTGATCACTTCAGATTTGAAGCTAGATACAACTTCTAA
- a CDS encoding major outer membrane protein, protein MKLVKMSLAAIVAAGALSSVASATPLEEAIKNVDVSGFVRYRFDSTKKDFNDDAVIPTKDDTTASHRFTSYVDFKAALDDNFFGVIGFRYDSRDISGDHTSNNAGQTMTTQADEGAEDFGQTFNVRQFLLGYKAGNTTIQAGRQVVGTFFTDDMVGTGIKVLNTDITGLTLAAVAFDDLQNDPDIGSRDLIVNGSHTYQNNLYGVAAIGSYDPVSFQLWYAMLENVTDLYAVELAVNFNVTEDLSLGLRGQYGGSSIDNDFKKGTGNLADDADFWAIEATAEGFGVDFSAGYIDFSVDKDKASVISYEDAGSFIKPGEDLLDYTLFNGENKYWFVTAGYSFLEKFRVGVDYIDGKQKTNTFKSDNSELVGRFDYAYSKKLNFQAWWSHIEKDKNSYVASTPNTDYDTDHFRFQAKYSF, encoded by the coding sequence ATGAAATTAGTTAAAATGAGTTTAGCTGCTATCGTAGCTGCTGGTGCTCTTTCAAGCGTTGCAAGTGCAACTCCACTTGAAGAAGCTATAAAAAACGTAGATGTAAGCGGATTTGTTAGATACAGATTTGATAGTACAAAAAAAGATTTTAATGATGATGCAGTAATACCTACAAAAGATGATACAACTGCTAGCCATAGATTTACATCTTATGTGGACTTCAAAGCTGCATTAGATGACAATTTTTTTGGTGTAATTGGCTTTAGATATGATAGTAGAGATATATCAGGGGATCATACAAGTAATAATGCTGGTCAAACTATGACTACGCAAGCAGATGAAGGTGCTGAGGATTTCGGTCAAACTTTTAATGTTAGACAATTTTTATTAGGATATAAAGCTGGCAATACAACTATCCAAGCTGGTCGCCAAGTAGTAGGTACATTCTTTACTGATGATATGGTAGGTACAGGTATTAAAGTACTTAATACAGATATTACAGGTCTTACTTTAGCAGCAGTAGCATTTGATGACCTGCAAAATGATCCAGATATTGGTAGTAGAGATTTAATAGTAAATGGCTCACATACTTACCAAAACAATCTTTATGGCGTAGCCGCTATTGGTTCCTATGATCCAGTTAGCTTTCAACTATGGTATGCTATGCTAGAAAACGTTACCGATCTTTACGCTGTAGAATTAGCTGTAAACTTTAATGTTACAGAAGATTTATCTCTTGGTTTAAGAGGTCAATACGGCGGTTCAAGTATAGATAATGATTTCAAAAAAGGAACTGGTAATTTAGCTGATGACGCTGATTTCTGGGCTATTGAGGCTACAGCAGAGGGCTTTGGTGTAGACTTTAGTGCTGGTTATATAGACTTCTCAGTAGATAAAGATAAAGCTTCAGTTATATCTTATGAAGATGCTGGAAGTTTTATCAAACCAGGTGAAGATCTACTAGACTATACACTCTTTAATGGAGAAAATAAATATTGGTTTGTTACTGCTGGTTACTCTTTCTTAGAGAAATTTAGAGTAGGTGTTGATTACATAGATGGTAAGCAAAAAACAAATACATTTAAATCAGATAACTCTGAATTAGTTGGAAGATTTGACTATGCTTATAGTAAAAAACTTAACTTCCAAGCTTGGTGGTCACATATAGAAAAAGACAAAAATAGCTACGTAGCTAGTACTCCTAATACAGATTATGATACTGATCACTTTAGATTCCAAGCTAAATACTCATTCTAA